The Tripterygium wilfordii isolate XIE 37 chromosome 21, ASM1340144v1, whole genome shotgun sequence genome segment TGCAGATATCTCAGAATTCATTTTGCTCTTCCTTTATGAACTTCTTTTGGTTGTTGCATGAAATCTGGAAAGAAAACTTACAGCATACATTATATCAGGCCTTTTAGTATATAAATACAACAGGCACCCTATAAGAGACCTGTATTCACCACTGTCAGTATCAGGAGATTTCTCAGCTTTAATGAAGTTGTCTTTTGCAGCAAGGGAGTGCTCACAGGTTTATAGCCATGCATGCCAAACCTGTCAAGCACAGAATTAACATAATTTTTCTGCTTCACAGTGATTTTTCCTCTCTCTTGTGCTATTTCCATTCCTAGAAAATGATGTAACAAACCAAGATCATTCATCTCAAATTCTTTCTTCATGTCATTTCTGAACTGATTTAAAGCCTCTTCTGAATCCCCAATGACAATTAAGTCATCAACATACACTGACACTATAAGTTTTCCCTCTTTCTTATCATTCTTCACATACAACGTGTGCTCATGATAACTCCTCCTGAAACCTTGCCCTATTAGATAGGAATCAAGTCTACTGTACCAGGCTCTGGGAGCCTGCTTCGGCCCATAGAGGGCTTTATTTAATTTAAGAACTTTGTGCTCTTCTCCTTTCTTGATGTAGCCTGGGGGCTGCTCCACATACACCTGTTCTTCAAGATACCCATTCAAGAAGGCTGATTTTACATCTAATTGCAAAACTATCCAACCATTCTGTGCAGCCAGAGCAAGAATGGTTCTTACAATTCCCACTTCTTGCTTATACAATCAATTCCACATAAGGAACCGACATTTTTGCTCGGAAAAGTACTGAGATGCTATACtagcataaaataaataaattcaaatctTTTTACAAATTTGGAGACCAATTCAACAATAATGGTTTGAATCTGGACTGTGTTTTctatgaagaaacaaaataaacatgCTCCTCTGGTGCTGCTATGCAATGCAATGCTGGTTTGAACTTAGGAGTCTCTTATCATATTTCAAGATAGGAGTCTACTTTGCGGGCCAATTTCTTGTGGGAACATGCCATCGAGTAAAAAGCAAAGACTTTGTGAGCATGACTTGTATACAGATGCCAATGATTACTTGGGCATCACCGAACGACTACTTGCGTACATGAGAGTGATTGAGCGCGACTGgtaaaattattttgaattacCATCTGCCTACTTTTCTTTCAACTTCACATGCTGATTGTCTTTTCCCCTCACGTTTATATATTCCATCATCTTTGCTTCATTAATTCCCACAAGCCGCTTACCATGCATAATCCTCTGTTTCTTTCTAGATGTTGCTTACGCCTGTGCTTCcatctcttcattttttttttccctcatgtAACTGAACAAAAAGACGATTTCACTTCACTGATTTCTGCCATCACTGCTCTTAGCCTCCTAATACCGGATTTGGGGGGAGGCCGGCGCATTTGGAGATGGCTGCATGCATCTTGATGGCACAATAATGGATGGCTCCCTTGACGGCACCGGAGATGGGTCGGAAATCTCGATTTTGGCTGCATGCACCTTGATGGCACAATAATGGATGGCTCCCTTGACGGCACCGGAGATCGGTGGAAATCTCGATTTTGGATGCATGCACCTTGATGGCACAATAATGGATGGCTCCCTTGATGGCACCGGAGATCGGTGGAAATCTCGATTTTGGATGCATGCACCTTGATGGCACAATAATGGATGGCTCCCTTGATGGCACCGGAGATGGGTTGGAAATCTCCATTTTGCCTCATCGTATCTGACGGTCCACCTGGCCCTCCCCAAAATCCATTAATACCAGCCTTTATTTTCCCATTTACTCCTCTTTTGCCCAAACTGAACCGTTAAAAGCAAAGCAATGTCATTCCGAGCTCTTGCTTTTACTAATTTGAACATGAGATTTAGTTTCGATTGGATTCCCGCACAAACTATCAACTCTGTTTCTTTCCACAGTTGCTTGCACTCTGCTTCAATCTTTCCATATTTTTTCCTCACTTGTCTCTGTTCCTCTTTTATGCATTTTTGTTCCTCACTGATTTCTGTCATCTCTGCTCTTAGCATCTTAATACCAGCCTTTATTTCCCCTTAATCTTCTCTTCTGCCCAAACTGCAGCGTCAAACAACACAAAACATAtaactaataataaaaaaaattagtacatTTCTGCTCTAATAGATTGATTGGTCAAAATGACCAATTAACGATGACGGAGCAGGCGGAGTCTATTAAATGCTCAGTAATGAATAGAGGACTCTGCTGCTTCCACGCCAAGAAACAAGTCCACAATTTGTAAGCAGCAGGTCCCCGAATAAGAACATCGACTAGGCGAAATCAGGTATTTTGACAGACCTTTATCAATGTTGTTAATAATAGAAATACGCCATTAACTGTTTAAAGAAATGCTTTAACAAGGATGAAAATTAACTCATGACAAGCTTAACACGAAAATGATATAACACAATATATACATGTTGTTAATATAGGTACGTAGCGgggaaagacaacttttggtcactgaaatatctgaccaggttcaactcagtcacccatttttcaaatgtttcaatttgggtattCAAATTTCGAAACTGTTCCAAATTAGTCACACGGGCAGATTTCGCCCTATTCGGGCAGTCAACTATCCCACGTGGCACTTTGACCtgacaataaaaattaaaatcgtTTAATATTTTCTGACATGTACAAATGTGCTGATGTGGAAAAAATTAAGCGGGCAAAAAGTACCCAAAAATTCATTCCCGTAAAAAGCTAACCCTAAATTGTGAAGACCTTTCACCTTGAAATCACTCTGCCACTACACTAAATTGGTGCTCTCAACATCACAGATCACACCTTCTCAAGTTCCATATTCCATAGAGACGCAAGATCTGTGCAACGATTCAACACTCGATCAAGGAGATTAACAATCCAGGTTACTTCCATTCAAATCTTTGTTGGGTTTTTATATTTTGTGGCCGGGTAGATTCGTTGAAGATTTGCTGGGTTTTATACTTCGAGTGTTTGGGTAACCCAACTGTTGTTTATTCTGCAACTATTGTTGTCTCTAAATCAACAATATtagttgtgtttttgttttaaaaagcTTTGTGGTCTCGATTGTTGTATATATGTGGTCCCGATTTTGTTCCTCTTTTTACATCTAGTGGCCCTGATTGATATAATGACCTTGTTTGTCATCAAGTGAATGAAATTCTTTATTACGTCATAGTGAATGCATAATTTActgtgtttggattgatgttTATGTTGAAGGTTAGGCACAATATGAAGTCTATTGCTACAAGGTCTGAAGTGTTTACACCTAGTACTGACTTAACTCTAGATGATTCTGATGATGAATTACTGGATGCATATATGTCAGATTTAGAAAAGAATGCTAATGCAGGGGGAGGAGGAAGTAGCAGTAGTAAGGCAGATAATGATGAGGAAGAATATAGTGGTGATGAAGGAGCTAGTACTGATGAGGGAGATAGTGGTGCTGTAGGTGATGACAGTGATGTTGGACAAGGTAATGATGTTGAGGTAGCcaatgatgatgatcatgatgaAGAATTGGTGTACGAGTTTGAGGACTGTGGCATGCTATTGCATGAATATGACAGTGATGATGAAGTTAGGGTACGTGGGCATGGAAATCCAAAGTATGATCCTaaggtgaaagaaaaagaatatgtGTTTCAGCTTGGAATGGAATTCAAAACTTTAAAGGACTTCAAGGAGGCTGTTAGAGGTTATGCTGTAGATGGGGGTTATCAAATACAAATGGTTAGGAATGACAAATTGAGGTGTCAGGCTAGGTGTAATAATGGATGTCCATGGATGATTTGGTGCTCTCAGATCAGGGGGGAAACCACATACCAAATAAAGACCTATATTAAGAAGCATAGGTGTAACAGAATGATGCCaaacaaacaagccaatagCTCATGGCTTGCCACTAGATTGGTGGATAAGATTAGGAGTGAGCCAAAAATTAGTGCTACACAGATATGCACTTATGCTAAAGAACACATGTCACTTGCTATATCAAGGACTCATGCTTACAGGGCCAAGAAAAAGGCATTAGATATAATCCAAGGTAAGCACAATGAGCAATATGGACAACTGAGGAGTTATTTTAGTGAGGTTTTAAGGACAAATAGGGGCAGTACATGCAATATCATTGTAGATAGGGCTAGGCCTGAAGATCCTGCAGTGTTCAAGAGAGCCTATGTATGCTTAGCAGCATTGAAGAAAGGGTTCATCGAAGGGTGTAGGCCTCTAATTGGGCTAGATGGTTGTTTTCTAAAAACTGTGTATGGTGGTCAATTACTTACTGCAATTGCCCAGGATGGAAGCAATGGCCTTTTCCCTATTGCCTGGGCAATAGTGGAGAGGGAAAATGGGGACTCATGGGATTGGTTTCTTAGGAAGCTCTTGTTGGATATTGGTGGTTTTGATAACAATAGATGGTGCTTCATTTCAGATAGGCAGAAGGGCTTGGTTCAGGCAATTGAAGGGTTGGAAAGAGAGATGCAACAAAGAATAGAACATAGGTTCTGTGTTAGGCATATTTATGCCAATTTTAGTAAGCAATGGCCTGGAGCTCACTTTAGGTGGCTAGTTTATGAATGTGCAAAGTCAACTACAATGCAGGGGTTTAACATCCATATGCAAAAAATTAAAGACTTAGATGAAGCTGCTTGGAAATACTTGAGTGACATAAGACCTTGTTTGTGGACTAGAGCTGCATTTTCAACCTTCAGCAAGAACGATTCAATTGTGAATAACATGTCTGAGAGCTTTAACTCAATGATATTGCCATCTAGGGATAAGCCAATTATAGCATTGCTTGAGGAATTAAGAGCTGATGCAATGGATAGACATGTGATGCTTAGAGAAACAATGTCGAGAAAGCAAGGGGTTCTTGTGCCAGAAGTACACAAGATTCTAGATAAGGAATTTGAAAATAGTAGGTTATGGACAGCTAAGTGGACAGGAGATGATCAACATGCCATATTTCAGGTATTATATTTGCATTTAAACTACCTGTGTAATATTTTTTGTATGCATTTGTTATAAAAATTTGTACTCTCCTTCACCAGGTTAGTAAGAAACCAGAACAATACATTGTCAATGTGGAAAGGGCAACGTGTACATGCAGGGCTTGGGACCTGTCAGGTATACCATGTACACATGCTGTTGCAGCAAttggttggttgcacaaggacCCAGCTGATTTTGTCCATCAAGCTTATACTAAAGCAACCTATTTGAGGGTGTACAAGTTCAATGTAGAGCCAACAAATGGAGAGAATTTGTGGATTAGTGCTAGTGGTGATACTGTTCTTCCTCCTCCAATTAATGTTGTAGTTGGAAGGCCAACCAAAAAGAGGAGAAGGGAGCATGATGAGCCCAAGAGCAAGAGCAGGTTGAGAAGAAGGTATGGCAAGACAAAGTGTAGTAAATGTGGACAAGAAGGACACAATAAGAGACGTTGTGAGAATCAATCAAATGTTCAGGTAACCTTTGTTATTAATTTTAGACAAAAATACATAATTGTTTAGTTATTAgtttcttattatattatgattGTTGGAAAAACAGGTTGGAAATGTTGCTTCTGGGAGTAGCAGTGTTACACATGAGGCAAGGGTGTTGACTGGTACAGGTGTTGCAGGCAGAGGTGTTGCAGGTAAAACTGTTGGAAGGGGTAGAGGTGCTGCTGGTAGAATTGCTGGAAGGGGCAGAGGTGCTGTAGGTAGAATTGTGGGAAGGGGCAGTGGTGTAGCTGGTAGCCCTGGAAAAAGGACCAAGGAAAATGCTAGAAGGCTGCCAAATACATATTCAACACTTCAAGGTTCAACCTCAAGCTCCAGGTACTTTGCAATGATAAATGCAACTCACGAGTCCATCACAAATGTCAAAAAGAATGGATGAAATAGGTGTACGAATCAATACTCGGAGGTTGTTCCACTTTTTGTATTATTATGAATGTGTTTTTGGACTATTTGTTGCATGTGATAGCTATGTTTTTGAGACAATATAATGATATGGactcttatttattttataaattatttggttaattgagTTATTGATATGTCATGGAATTACAATTCCAGTGAGTTATTTGGAACAAAGTGATAAGTTTTGGTTTGATTACAACTACCATTACAAGTGTCAAGCCACATCAGCCTAAATTAGTTGATTTTGACTATATTATGCCACATGGGATGGTTGACTGCCCGAATAGGGTGAAATCTGCCCGTGTGACTAATTTGGAACAGTTTCGAAAGTTGaatacccaaattgaaacatttgaaaaatgggtgactgagttgaacctggtcaaatatttcagtgaccaaaaattgTCTTTCCCCGTACGTAGCATTAATTAAAGCATAAATGCAGAAATTTTTTAGCAATTACATGTTTTGTGTTGTTTAACGTTGCAGTTTGGGAAGAAAAGAAGATTAAATGGAAAAATAAAGGCTGCTATTTAGAGGCTAAGAACAGAGATGGCCGAAATCAGTGaggaacaaagaaaataaaagagcaGCAGAGACGACAAGTGGGGAAAAAATATAGAGGTTAAAGCAGACAACTGTGGAAAGAAATAGAGGACTACGTATGGTAAGCCGGAGAAGCAAGAGGACATGTTTCTTGGCAGGAAGCTGCAGAGTCTTCTTTCCTTTAGTGTCATTGCCTCCTCTATGTTTTGGTATTTACACCTGCAAACCAAAGTTGTAACCAGaaatagagttttttttttcccctcttttttgtttctgttattCTTTCTTACGAGATGAGGATTGGCTTCTGCGAATTGATGAAGTAAAGATCGTGTAATATATTTAGAGATGGCAGGcacaaatatatcaaaattagCAAAGACTATATGAGTAAAACAAGTCAATTaccaaaaatatatgaaaaaagtAGATCATGGTGGCTTATCCTTTTTTTCTGGTGGTCACCGACGAGAATTTATCGCGCCGATTGATCTGTGGTGGTCGCAGATTtatcaaaagagagaaaagccTCTAAACGGCTGATAAGAATCGAACATATGGTGAGCTGCCGTCTCATGGCCCGCTTCGATATATTCAAACCTCTCTGTTGTAAGGCTCTGATTGAATcttgggttttcttttcttgcctTTGTTTGGATCCGTATTGAAGCTATGGGTTTTCTTGCTTGAAGCCACGGGTGTTTTCTTTCTTGCTTTCGCGAAGGCTGTGATTGAAtcttgggttttgggttttctcttcttgcttttgtttaGACCTGTATTGAAGCGACGGGAGGGCTTGAAGCCATGAGTTTTTGTTGCTTGAACCCAtgggttctttttttcttgcttttgtttgaGCTTGTTGAAGAGTACTCTTAGAATAGCTTGCAGACAGCAGACTCAAGATTTCTGTAAAGTATTGGAGAAGTGCCTAGAGCGAACTCGTGATAATCAAGGCAGCTGATTTCTTGTAGCGTTACAGCAATTCGACGAAGATAACGGTCTG includes the following:
- the LOC119989294 gene encoding uncharacterized protein LOC119989294 isoform X1: MKSIATRSEVFTPSTDLTLDDSDDELLDAYMSDLEKNANAGGGGSSSSKADNDEEEYSGDEGASTDEGDSGAVGDDSDVGQGNDVEVANDDDHDEELVYEFEDCGMLLHEYDSDDEVRVRGHGNPKYDPKVKEKEYVFQLGMEFKTLKDFKEAVRGYAVDGGYQIQMVRNDKLRCQARCNNGCPWMIWCSQIRGETTYQIKTYIKKHRCNRMMPNKQANSSWLATRLVDKIRSEPKISATQICTYAKEHMSLAISRTHAYRAKKKALDIIQGKHNEQYGQLRSYFSEVLRTNRGSTCNIIVDRARPEDPAVFKRAYVCLAALKKGFIEGCRPLIGLDGCFLKTVYGGQLLTAIAQDGSNGLFPIAWAIVERENGDSWDWFLRKLLLDIGGFDNNRWCFISDRQKGLVQAIEGLEREMQQRIEHRFCVRHIYANFSKQWPGAHFRWLVYECAKSTTMQGFNIHMQKIKDLDEAAWKYLSDIRPCLWTRAAFSTFSKNDSIVNNMSESFNSMILPSRDKPIIALLEELRADAMDRHVMLRETMSRKQGVLVPEVHKILDKEFENSRLWTAKWTGDDQHAIFQVSKKPEQYIVNVERATCTCRAWDLSGIPCTHAVAAIGWLHKDPADFVHQAYTKATYLRVYKFNVEPTNGENLWISASGDTVLPPPINVVVGRPTKKRRREHDEPKSKSRLRRRYGKTKCSKCGQEGHNKRRCENQSNVQVGNVASGSSSVTHEARVLTGTGVAGRGVAGKTVGRGRGAAGRIAGRGRGAVGRIVGRGSGVAGSPGKRTKENARRLPNTYSTLQGSTSSSRYFAMINATHESITNVKKNG
- the LOC119989294 gene encoding uncharacterized protein LOC119989294 isoform X2, encoding MKSIATRSEVFTPSTDLTLDDSDDELLDAYMSDLEKNANAGGGGSSSSKADNDEEEYSGDEGASTDEGDSGAVGDDSDVGQGNDVEVANDDDHDEELVYEFEDCGMLLHEYDSDDEVRVRGHGNPKYDPKVKEKEYVFQLGMEFKTLKDFKEAVRGYAVDGGYQIQMVRNDKLRCQARCNNGCPWMIWCSQIRGETTYQIKTYIKKHRCNRMMPNKQANSSWLATRLVDKIRSEPKISATQICTYAKEHMSLAISRTHAYRAKKKALDIIQGKHNEQYGQLRSYFSEVLRTNRGSTCNIIVDRARPEDPAVFKRAYVCLAALKKGFIEGCRPLIGLDGCFLKTVYGGQLLTAIAQDGSNGLFPIAWAIVERENGDSWDWFLRKLLLDIGGFDNNRWCFISDRQKGLVQAIEGLEREMQQRIEHRFCVRHIYANFSKQWPGAHFRWLVYECAKSTTMQGFNIHMQKIKDLDEAAWKYLSDIRPCLWTRAAFSTFSKNDSIVNNMSESFNSMILPSRDKPIIALLEELRADAMDRHVMLRETMSRKQGVLVPEVHKILDKEFENSRLWTAKWTGDDQHAIFQVSKKPEQYIVNVERATCTCRAWDLSGIPCTHAVAAIGWLHKDPADFVHQAYTKATYLRVYKFNVEPTNGENLWISASGDTVLPPPINVVVGRPTKKRRREHDEPKSKSRLRRRYGKTKCSKCGQEGHNKRRCENQSNVQVGNVASGSSSVTHEARVLTGTGVAGRGVAGKTVGRGRGAAGRIAGRGRGAVGRIVGRGSGVAGSPGKRTKENARRLPNTYSTLQGSTSSSSLGRKED